The following proteins are encoded in a genomic region of Anguilla anguilla isolate fAngAng1 chromosome 15, fAngAng1.pri, whole genome shotgun sequence:
- the LOC118214347 gene encoding actin-related protein 3 has protein sequence MAGRLPACVVDCGTGYTKLGYAGNTEPQFIVPSCIAIKESAKVGDQAQRRMMKGVDDLDFFIGDEAIDKPTYATKWPIRHGIVEDWDLMERFMEQVIFKYLRAEPEDHYFLLTEPPLNTPENREYTAEIMFESFNVPGLYIAVQAVLALAASWTSRQVGERTLTGTVIDSGDGVTHVIPVAEGYVIGSCIKHIPIAGRDITYFTQQLLREREVGIPPEQSLETAKAVKERFSYVCPDLVKEFSKYDTDGSKWIKQYTGINSISKKEFTIDVGYERFLGPEIFFHPEFANPDFTQPISEVVDEVIQNCPIDVRRPLYKNIVLSGGSTMFRDFGRRMQRDLKRTVDARLKMSEELSGGKLKPKPIDVQVITHHMQRYAVWFGGSMLASTPEFYQVCHTKKDYEEIGPSICRHNPVFGVMS, from the exons ATGGCTGGACGGTTGCCGGCATGTGTAGTGGACTGTGGTACAGG ataCACAAAACTGGGCTATGCAGGGAACACAGAGCCACAGTTCATTGTTCCATCat GTATTGCCATCAAAGAGTCGGCCAAGGTCGGCGACCAGGCCCAGCGCAGGATGATGAAGGGGGTGGACGACCTGGACTTCTTCATCGGTGACGAGGCTATAGACAAACCCACATATGCCACGAAG TGGCCGATCCGTCACGGCATCGTGGAAGACTGGGACTTGATGGAGAGATTCATGGAACAGGTCATCTTCAAGTACCTGCGGGCAGAACCTGAAGACCACTACTTCCTATTG ACAGAGCCTCCATTGAACACGCCGGAGAACCGGGAATACACGGCAGAGATCATGTTCGAGTCCTTCAACGTCCCGGGACTGTACATCGCAGTACAG GCAGTCCTTGCTCTGGCGGCATCCTGGACATCCAGACAGGTTGGAGAGAGGACTCTTACAGGGACTGTGATTGACAGCGGGGACGGGGTCACTCACGTCATCCCAGTG gcAGAGGGGTATGTGATTGGCAGCTGTATAAAGCACATCCCCATTGCTGGACGGGACATAACCTACTTTACCCAGCAGCttctgagggagagggaggtggggatcCCACCAGAGCAGTCCCTGGAGACTGCCAAAGCAGTGAAG GAACGCTTCAGTTACGTGTGCCCTGATTTGGTGAAAGAGTTCAGCAAGTACGACACAGACGGATCCAAATGGATCAAGCAGTACACCGGCATCAACTCCATCAGCAAGAAGGAGTTCACCATCGACGTGGGCTACGAGCGCTTCCTGGGCCCCGAGATCTTCTTCCATCCGGAG TTTGCAAACCCGGACTTCACCCAGCCCATCTCAGAGGTGGTGGACGAGGTCATACAGAACTGCCCCATCGATGTCAGACGCCCCCTGTACAAG AACATCGTCCTCTCGGGCGGCTCCACCATGTTCCGGGACTTCGGCCGGCGCATGCAGAGGGACCTGAAGAGGACGGTGGACGCGCGGCTGAAGATGAGCGAGGAGCTGAGCGGCGGGAAGCTGAAG CCGAAGCCGATCGACGTGCAGGTCATCACTCATCACATGCAGAGATACGCCGTTTGGTTCGGCGGCTCCATGTTAGCCTCTACA CCGGAATTCTACCAAGTGTGCCACACCAAAAAGGACTACGAGGAGATTGGGCCCAGCATCTGTCGCCACAACCCCGTGTTTGGGGTCATGTCCTAA
- the LOC118214466 gene encoding solute carrier family 35 member F5-like codes for MEWVFVMNRMSSQSSSLAQRRRMALGVLILLIVDIIWVASSELTSYIFKRQDYNKPFFSTFAKTSMFVLYLLGFLVWRPWRQMCTRRLRGRHAAFFADAEAYFTACTTDNSLNNSLSEPLYVPVKFQDVSEQSQNSNGDCHTSPKKHRVRFSNIMEVRQLPSTQALEAKLSRMAYPVAKDHESMLKTVGKLTVTEVAKISFFFCFVWFLANLSYQEALSDTQVAIVNILSSTSGLFTLILAAIFPSNSSDRFTLSKLLAVVLSMGGVALVSLSSSDDPDDKGALGSFWALAGAVLYAVYIVMIKRKVEREDKLDIPMFFGFVGLFNLLLLWPGFFLLHYTGFEAFELPSKLVWIYIIINGLIGTVLSEFLWLWGCFLTSSLIGTLALSLTIPLSIIADMCMQKVRFSWLFFAGAIPVFLSFFIAALLCHYNNWDPVMVGLRRVFAFVCRKHRAQRLPEDSEQCESLIPLHSVSQDDSDSCCS; via the exons ATGGAGTGGGTTTTTGTGATGAACAGGATGAGCTCCCAGAGCAGCTCTCTGGCTCAGCGTCGGCGCATGGCTCTGGGCGTGCTCATCCTCCTGATCGTGGACATCATCTGGGTGGCCTCTTCAGAGCTCACCTCG TATATCTTCAAGCGCCAAGACTACAACAAGCCTTTCTTCAGCACCTTTGCCAAAACGTCCATGTTTGTGCTCTACCTGCTGGGCTTCCTGGTGTGGAGGCCCTGGAGGCAGATGTGTACCAGGAGGCTACGAGGCCGACACGCTGCTTTT tttgcagATGCCGAGGCATATTTTACTGCCTGCACTACAGACAACAGTCTGAACAACTCTTTA AGTGAACCCCTCTATGTCCCTGTGAAGTTTCAGGATGTGTCTGAACAGTCCCAGAATTCCAATGGAGACTGTCACACGT CCCCTAAAAAGCACCGGGTTCGATTCAGCAACATCATGGAGGTTCGGCAGTTGCCTTCTACGCAGGCCCTGGAGGCCAAGCTGTCCCGCATGGCCTACCCGGTGGCCAAGGATCATGAGTCCATGCTGAAGACCGTGGGCAAGCTGACCGTGACCGAAGTGGCCAAAATaagcttcttcttctgctttgtG TGGTTCCTGGCCAATCTCTCCTACCAGGAAGCACTGTCTGATACACAAGTTGCCATCGTGAACATTTTATCCTCCACTTCGG GCCTCTTCACTCTTATTCTGGCTGCCATATTCCCGAGCAATAGCAGTGACCGGTTCACACTGTCCAAACTTTTAGCTGTGGTTCTGAG CATGGGGGGCGTGGCACTGGTGAGCCTGTCAAGCTCGGACGACCCAGATGACAAGGGGGCCCTAG GTTCTTTCTGGGCGCTGGCTGGAGCCGTCCTCTATGCCGTTTACATTGTGATGATCAAGCGGAAGGTGGAGCGTGAGGACAAGCTGGACATCCCCATGTTTTTTG GATTCGTGGGCCTGTTTAACCTCCTGCTCCTCTGGCCTGGCTTTTTCTTGCTACATTACACCGGGTTCGAGGCCTTCGAGCTGCCCAGCAAGCTGGTGTGGATTTACATCATCATCAACGGCCTCATCGGAACGGTGCTGTCCGAGTTTCTGTGGCTCTG GGGCTGCTTCCTCACGTCCTCGCTGATCGGCACCCTCGCCCTGAGCCTCACCATCCCCCTCTCCATCATAGCGGACATGTGTATGCAGAAG GTGCGCTTCTCTTGGCTGTTCTTCGCGGGAGCCATCCCcgtcttcctctccttcttcatAGCGGCACTCCTGTGTCACTACAACAACTGGGACCCGGTGATGGTGGGGCTCCGCCGGGTCTTCGCCTTCGTCTGCCGGAAACACCGCGCTCAGAG ATTGCCGGAGGACAGCGAGCAGTGCGAGAGCCTCATTCCCCTGCACTCTGTCTCCCAGGACGACAGCGACAGCTGCTGCTCATGA